GATAAAATATTTCGAGAAATTAAATTGAATCCAAATCGTTGCCTGTATTCCCTTCTCCTTTTTCCAAAATTATTACTTCACTTTTTGAATCCAATAATCTTCTATAGAAGGAAACTGCTTCTTGATTTTATCTCCTACTTTTTTGGCTTGTGAAGGTGTGTACAAACCAACTAGGCGAAGGCGATAATAGGTTTCACCGTTTTTTTTGGTGTTTGAAATTTTTACATTATAGCCATACTTTTCCAATCTTCTTTTTTCAATTTCAACCCGGGAATAGTCTTTTCTGGCAACAAGTTGTAATTCATATTTTTTTTCTTCGAGCACGATTTTTGGCTGCTTGTGCTCAATAGGAGTTTTTTTCTTTGCAATTTGAGAAGGTGTTTTTTCTTGTTTTTTTGCTACGGGAGTTTTCTCAATCGGTTCCTTTTTTTCTACAACTTTTTTCTCGGTCTTGGCGGGTATTTTCTTTTCTTCTTTCTTTCCACAACCGATTAG
This genomic window from Candidatus Cloacimonadota bacterium contains:
- a CDS encoding SPOR domain-containing protein, which gives rise to MMKRILIGLIISVLIVSSLSLIGCGKKEEKKIPAKTEKKVVEKKEPIEKTPVAKKQEKTPSQIAKKKTPIEHKQPKIVLEEKKYELQLVARKDYSRVEIEKRRLEKYGYNVKISNTKKNGETYYRLRLVGLYTPSQAKKVGDKIKKQFPSIEDYWIQKVK